Within the Apis cerana isolate GH-2021 linkage group LG9, AcerK_1.0, whole genome shotgun sequence genome, the region ctcatgtatatatatatatatatatatatatatatatatatatatatatgctatatgcaaataagatataattaacaaattgatATGATactaatactataaaatataacgaaaatattcaattgtaattttacattaattctcgaaattaatattataaaaagtatcattgaaatttgttcataaaataatcaaaatattaaaatgttaataaaaaataaaaaatataattttttgtattcaaaTATCGCGGtatattagaaagaaaagatgcGGTGCGCACGCAGAAATCAATGCCGCAAAATTTCAAAGCATGCGCTAGTGTATGAAGACAATCACGTATGTATTACgcggaaagaaataaataaggtAGTGATCAGGTGCAATTGACCGATTGATAGAAAGTGCGTGGAAACAGCAGAACTAATCCatctttttaagtaaaaactGCCAATTGAAACTTTTTCGAAACAATGGAATCATAAGACGATCAacgattaattgattttttattcgtaatacgCGTCCATCATCTAGACATGGATGAAAATTTGAGCCGAGGCTATGTGCAGTTAGGAAAAGCGAGGGGcatgaatgaatttaaattctccAATGGATTCACGCATTTGTCTCCTCCAGTCGATAAATGCAACTTCATTTATTTTGCCCTTATACTTGGCGGTATAGGATTTCTCTTACCATACAACAGGTCATGCCGCAATCACTTTCTCTATGTATCGACAATAGAATGTCAAAGACCTCTGtgactataatttatattattctcttaaaattagattcaaatttataatacatgcTTATGCAtgctaatattaaaatacagaaatcatttttatttcgtattttgatgtattttatctatgaatctagatttcattttcattgaaaatcgGCCATTAATCTTATCAGATTGTTATCTGAACTTATTGAACTTGTGgctgtatttaataatatattgttaattaaaattattacactatttaaataaatttattgttcataaatgattgttattatataacgaaaatgTTTTTGTTTCTTGCAGTTTTATCATAGCAGTGGACTTTTTTCAAGCGAGATATCCCGGAACTACTGTAATATTCGATATGTCAGTCGTCTATATTATTATGGCCTTTTTCGCggtttttgcaaataatattttgattgaaacGTTATCTTTAAATACACGAATAACTTTCGGTAAGagttaataaatgcaaaaatttggaatcattttaatagtcgttttctaaattaataagattataaatttataatatttttttttttgaatgtttgaatttcaatataacatatatattttgtataatgattccaaacttttaattaatatcattttatattaaaatattttttgatatattaaaaaaataaatttcaggaTATCTAGTAGCCTTTGCTACTCTAAATTTTGTTGTGATATCTGAAATTTGGTGGGAGCCTTTTGACGTGGCTACTTCTTACACGATTAATTTAGTCATCGTTGCGATAGTATCGCTCGGCTGCACCggtaaaaaatactttttgtcATGAATTCTATGAAAGttggtattttataataaatcttgtaattttttaatcagtcCAACAATCAAGCTTTTATGGATATACTTCTATGCTTCCCAGTCGATACACACAAGCTGTGATGATTGGAGAAAgtgagaaatgaaaataattaaataatttcttttaaatcaatgaaatatcaaagaatGAATATGCATTTTTCTGTAGGCATTGCCGGTCTTTGGGTCTCTATCAATCGATTATTAACCAAATCGTTGCTGGATGATGAACGCAGCAATACatctatgtttttttttgtatcgaatAGCACGATCCTAATGTGCTTcgtattaaatcaaaaagttCGCAAGACTGATTTCGTGCAGTTTTACATAACGTTGTGTCAAGAAAGAAATCGTATTACATTAGAACCGACAGAAGATGTTGGTTTAGTATGtatcaattatcattaatttttaatcgaagaattttattgatcTTGCTATTTTCAAATAGATGGATCCTTTGGATCAGATTGGAGATCCTTCGAAAGGTCAGTACGGTGTCCTTAAGATTCAGACTAGCCCCCTAGGAAATGAATCCACGAGTGGAAATACCGAGTTAAATGGTAAAtcacaatatatttctaatatgttgaataaaaatatttatttatgattgatagtaaatcgataatttttcttttatttttaggaataaatcaatattcgcCGTTTTCATTCAGTAATCCTGTATACGAACCTGGCGCACCATCAGGAAATCCTCCCGGTAGTGCTGGTCCTACATATAAAGTCGAAGATGTAGTTGTTATGAGGGGTACATACGGAACTCAAGCCAGTAAACCGTGGCCTGAAATCAAAagtacgatatttatttattctaaatatttctcttcaaaaataagtaataacataataaaactttttaagagGGTTTACTTGCAAGATTTGAAGtggcaaaaataatatttccatacATGGGCAGTATTGGATTAGCATATTTTGTAACACTTTGTTTATATCCTGGAATTATGtcagaaattatttcttgtaaaCTTGGATCATGGATGCCAGTAATTTTGATGACCGCTTTTAATGCTTCTGATGTAATTGGCAAggtatatgtaattttaatgtatactatatatttctttgtgtatatatattttatatatgtatgtatatataaatattttattattcaacattTTAGATGCTTGCAATGATTCCTTACGATTGGAAACGcactcaattattattattctcgagCGTTAGAGTTGTATtgattcctttatttttactttgtgCGTTACCTAGAAGAACTCCAATACTTGCTAACGAAGGATATCCATTGTTACTTTCTTGTTTGCTTGGTGTTACAAACGGTATCGTTGGTTCCATTCCAATGATGCAGGCACCTACTAAAGTACCAGAAGGACATCGGGAGTTAGCAGGTACttgtataacatattattaccaattataatttatcgtaataattaatttcttatataatcatttcgtatttctttttagGCAATATCATGACTTTGTCATATACTACAGGTTTGACAGTGGGCTCGTTATTCGCATACATATTGGATACTCGTTTCGAGTTACCAGTTCAGTCGAAAGACGTATGTTATAAAGCACCAAGTTTAACGTCAATACCATTTAACAATACGACACCAAGCAGTTTGACAGATGTTACGTTTTTCACGTTATTCACATTGACAGAAAACGTCACATCGAAGGTAAATACTACCGTTActgttttatcaaattttttatcaacatcTAGCTTGATGTCTAATAACACCGTTAGTTCGTTAACTACCGCTATGACGGAATCTTCTACCATATCACCGAAAATTTCCTTTAACGTTACTACTTCGGTGAACAATGCAATTTTACAACACTAGGACATGAAAAATTGTGTGCTGTGTTGAATCTGGTGTTCtgcatgaataaaatttctagaaaatcattataaataggaattttatttatttacaattattttttatattattgaagcgttttttaaaacatatcaaTCAAAtcagagaatataatttttaaaaaaattttaattcaatagatttaattaaaatcacaaaattGAACACACCAGATtgaacacacacacacattcgaatcttgtaatttaaaaagaagaaggtagAGATATATGTTTCTTGATCTTGACTTagactaaaaataattatgaaaaagtaaaatgaataatttttggaaatgttatatcaaatatgaaatacaaacataaatattataaattttaaaaaaattagaaaaatgtaatttaatttaaattgaaacttgtgaatttcttattttttttttaaattaagacaGAAtcagcaaatatatatatataagtaatatgaagtattttatttttatttgaaagaaataagttaataaaattttttttgaaagaaataagttCATAAAATAAGTCctttacaaaattcattttatattttaatgtatgtaaattctattctattcaatcataactaaaaaacaaaaatgcaaaaatttaataaatattaatgaaagaatGGTTATTATTTTGacctttattttaaattttaaagttataattgataattaaaaatttaaaatttcattgctatatatagatataaaaaattattatttttaaatttttattttatattcctaCCTTCttctctatttaaataatatagtgaTTATTTTACTCGAATTTTCATTCGTCATTGAAGAatgacgaaaaatatttttaacaaaaaaattgacagtcaataaaatataaaaacagagCAATTAAGTTAGATTacatgataaaatagaataaatatttccatttaatttttatagaataattatttaaattagaaaaaaaagtttaaaagattTCTTCGATGATAAGATAAGGTCTTTCACactattatgattaatttgttaaacaaatttactgttatttttattgttgaatGGGAaggacaaaaaatttaaatatatagttattacAATTTGTTACTCGTAAAAAggagaataagaaatttttttaaatccttttaAACAACAAACAATTATAGAGACAATCctaatatgttaatatcacatattttgttgtttatatggataattttaaaagataagaaacaTTTTCTAGGTTTCTGctcaagcaaaaaaaaaaaaaaaaaaaaaagaaaaaaagaacatagaAGTATTGAAAATCGTATTTAATCTCGTATCATTTACGGATTAAATCATTCGTATAGTTCGATATATAtagcgaatttttttttttgtttgaacttgttaattttaaattaattagtagAATTATCCAGAACAACTGGACTAATAGGACACAAAGAATTGAATCCAAACCAAAATTCAGTGTCTTTCTCGGTAGTTCTGATCAATTGCACTTGTTAGATCAATGGTTGAAATGTAGCAAATTTACACGATCTATTTATCGTGCCAGTATATACTGTAAGAAATTGTTACATGTCTgcgtgaataattaatattatgtaaatgtaaGATACATATACTCACAACATACTTCcttgtgaaagaaaaagagaggacaaaaaaaaaaagaaaaaaaaaaaaaagaaaaaaagaaaagcatgTATTTCTTTCGAGCGCATAGTTTTTTATCTATGTTATACGCCCGAAACATATCTACCTACATTGTTGTGTAAAAcggattataaatcaaatatttttgatctttatagtatttgaaattatctgaCACACCAGATAGATACACTTGCA harbors:
- the LOC108000600 gene encoding equilibrative nucleoside transporter 4 isoform X1 — translated: MDENLSRGYVQLGKARGMNEFKFSNGFTHLSPPVDKCNFIYFALILGGIGFLLPYNSFIIAVDFFQARYPGTTVIFDMSVVYIIMAFFAVFANNILIETLSLNTRITFGYLVAFATLNFVVISEIWWEPFDVATSYTINLVIVAIVSLGCTVQQSSFYGYTSMLPSRYTQAVMIGESIAGLWVSINRLLTKSLLDDERSNTSMFFFVSNSTILMCFVLNQKVRKTDFVQFYITLCQERNRITLEPTEDVGLMDPLDQIGDPSKGQYGVLKIQTSPLGNESTSGNTELNGINQYSPFSFSNPVYEPGAPSGNPPGSAGPTYKVEDVVVMRGTYGTQASKPWPEIKKGLLARFEVAKIIFPYMGSIGLAYFVTLCLYPGIMSEIISCKLGSWMPVILMTAFNASDVIGKMLAMIPYDWKRTQLLLFSSVRVVLIPLFLLCALPRRTPILANEGYPLLLSCLLGVTNGIVGSIPMMQAPTKVPEGHRELAGNIMTLSYTTGLTVGSLFAYILDTRFELPVQSKDVCYKAPSLTSIPFNNTTPSSLTDVTFFTLFTLTENVTSKVNTTVTVLSNFLSTSSLMSNNTVSSLTTAMTESSTISPKISFNVTTSVNNAILQH
- the LOC108000600 gene encoding equilibrative nucleoside transporter 4 isoform X2, producing MTQCASAFISIQYVQRCNNYFIIAVDFFQARYPGTTVIFDMSVVYIIMAFFAVFANNILIETLSLNTRITFGYLVAFATLNFVVISEIWWEPFDVATSYTINLVIVAIVSLGCTVQQSSFYGYTSMLPSRYTQAVMIGESIAGLWVSINRLLTKSLLDDERSNTSMFFFVSNSTILMCFVLNQKVRKTDFVQFYITLCQERNRITLEPTEDVGLMDPLDQIGDPSKGQYGVLKIQTSPLGNESTSGNTELNGINQYSPFSFSNPVYEPGAPSGNPPGSAGPTYKVEDVVVMRGTYGTQASKPWPEIKKGLLARFEVAKIIFPYMGSIGLAYFVTLCLYPGIMSEIISCKLGSWMPVILMTAFNASDVIGKMLAMIPYDWKRTQLLLFSSVRVVLIPLFLLCALPRRTPILANEGYPLLLSCLLGVTNGIVGSIPMMQAPTKVPEGHRELAGNIMTLSYTTGLTVGSLFAYILDTRFELPVQSKDVCYKAPSLTSIPFNNTTPSSLTDVTFFTLFTLTENVTSKVNTTVTVLSNFLSTSSLMSNNTVSSLTTAMTESSTISPKISFNVTTSVNNAILQH